The following DNA comes from Macrobrachium rosenbergii isolate ZJJX-2024 chromosome 37, ASM4041242v1, whole genome shotgun sequence.
ttCCATAAAGGGTTCCCAACTTCACTACTTGGGAAATTAgtacacaagataaaaatatagTTAATGTGCATTTTCAATCTAAATTGTACATATCAATATGCAAATGTATTggcttattatattttctttaaaattttattacccCCAAAACACTGCCATAACTCCCACTAAATCTAAATAACCATAACTGATGTTACTTCTGATCGATGACACTGACCTACTCAACTCGGCAAAATGGAAGTGTGATGACTCCCACATGTTGAAAGACTTTTCTATCAATAACCCAGGGAAAATGCATTACAATCCAACCATAACCAGACTGCAGTTGAATCTGTAAAAACCTAAACttaaagacaaaatcaaaacAACTAAAAATGAGGGAGAGCTTAGGTATCATAGTTATGTTCATAAACAATACAAGAAACTTACCAGAAGGTCCTCATTACTCTCAAATTTAGTCCTGATTTCTGTGCCCAAGTCTCCTTCTGGAATTTTAATATCGTCACGGAGTTCGCCAGATTCCATCATCAGTGAGAGGAAGCCATCATCAGAGATATCAatcaactgaaaagaaaaattgcaattaGACCCATTTCATGATTATAcacatcattatcttcattttccaaGCAACCCTCCATGACACATTAAAACACAAATTAAAGTTTACCTGGTAGTCGGCACGTTTCACTACAGGTACATCCATGTTGTGGGTGGAAGGacaaatatcttcatattttttgcctGTGAAGAGGTCAATACCAATGAGATGCACCTTGGCATGACCGTGTTTACCGGTTTTGCTGGTGGACATTTCCACTATCTTGCAAGCACGATTCTGTAATCATGGAAAAATATCAGCAGGCAGGTCTAAACCAATGTTATTGTGTAGTTCAGAATAAATTAGTTAAAACAATGATCCAAGATACATTACACCAATGTTTGAAAACAGTCAACCACCCAGGCCTCAATTACTCATAACAGATACTTCACATCACATAATGGTATACCCAAGATAACTCAAATGCTTGGTTTAAAACTGGTCTTATGGTACTCTTTTGATTACCAAAAGCCAGTTTGCAGAAATTCTTAGCTCTATATTACAGTGTATATACCACTGGATAAGGGAGATTTGCAACTAGCAAGACACTAACATCAAGTTGGTATCTGAATCTATATTATTATGGCTACAGTTCTTGACTGCACTCAAAAAATCGTACAGTATTAATAACATACAGGCATGCCATTTGTTCAACCCACGACAAGACAATTGTTGAATGTATTGCTGACCCATACAACCTTTAATTTACTAAAACCTTAATTTTTCACTAACGCCAACGATCTGTAAGCACCCCAATTTGTGACTGATGTCAGAATTAACTTAATGTTTAATGCTAATACCACTAACTTGGAATGAACTTTTCTACTGAACGATTCAAATGCATATGCTATCAACAAATCTGACCAAATAGCTCAGCTTAGCTTTGGGGGGGGGGACAGTTGTTGTCTTTGATATATCTGCAAGTGCACAAAGCTAAGACCATACAATTGTTTGCATAAACAGCTTTGTAATAAAAAgtctattttttaataaatgggtcTTTTCTAGAACTAACAATTGCCACTTACTACAGGTATCCTTGGGAATATAATCAAGGGACTTAAACTGCTATGGTATAATTTGCACTGCAGCATCCAATATAATCATTCAGATACTACGCACTCTTACCTTGATGACAACATGACCATTTTTGCGGAGAGAGGAGCACTGGGCGGGGTAAACGTTTGATGCACCAGCATCACCACCAT
Coding sequences within:
- the eEF5 gene encoding eukaryotic translation initiation factor 5A-1 isoform X2, which translates into the protein MSEELQADFDGGDAGASNVYPAQCSSLRKNGHVVIKNRACKIVEMSTSKTGKHGHAKVHLIGIDLFTGKKYEDICPSTHNMDVPVVKRADYQLIDISDDGFLSLMMESGELRDDIKIPEGDLGTEIRTKFESNEDLLLTVLSAMGQEMVVATKPNMK
- the eEF5 gene encoding eukaryotic translation initiation factor 5A-1 isoform X1 is translated as MTITWPAPYCGYLTSFSVLRCSGAALASPLSLLRDDPKTVTMSEELQADFDGGDAGASNVYPAQCSSLRKNGHVVIKNRACKIVEMSTSKTGKHGHAKVHLIGIDLFTGKKYEDICPSTHNMDVPVVKRADYQLIDISDDGFLSLMMESGELRDDIKIPEGDLGTEIRTKFESNEDLLLTVLSAMGQEMVVATKPNMK